A window of the Polypterus senegalus isolate Bchr_013 chromosome 4, ASM1683550v1, whole genome shotgun sequence genome harbors these coding sequences:
- the nkx3-2 gene encoding homeobox protein Nkx-3.2, whose amino-acid sequence MAVRSNTLTPFSIQAILNKKDDNRHPRDMGLQCFPKSTCWKMFGEGDGVPDDFTNTCKMEREADDQRSYDSDSSLGEDRDSKELAGCKSEAESRDLCTSELLENSLQGDTDLDSAAAESGQTLSDSDLSATVSDPNQAEDGTCDKNTDQPKQRKKRSRAAFSHAQVFELERRFNHQRYLSGPERADLAASLKLTETQVKIWFQNRRYKTKRRQMAADLLASAPTAKKVAVKVLVRDDQRQYGPGEILRPPLLPLQPQYYYPYAYCLPAWTLSACAGNQ is encoded by the exons ATGGCCGTTCGCAGCAACACCCTAACTCCCTTTTCCATCCAGgcaattttgaataaaaaagaCGACAACCGGCATCCTAGAGACATGGGACTACAATGCTTTCCTAAATCAACGTGTTGGAAAATGTTTGGGGAAGGGGATGGCGTACCTGATGATTTTACAAACACGTGTAAAATGGAAAGGGAAGCCGACGACCAGAGAAGTTACGACTCTGATTCGAGCCTTGGCGAAGACAGGGATTCCAAGGAACTTGCCGGGTGTAAATCCGAGGCAGAAAGCAGGGACCTGTGCACGTCGGAGCTGCTAGAGAATAGTCTGCAAGGAGACACCGATCTGGATTCGGCAGCAGCGGAAAGTGGACAGACCTTGAGCGACAGCGACCTATCGGCAACAGTCTCCG ATCCTAATCAGGCTGAGGACGGAACCTGCGACAAAAACACCGACCAGCCAAAGCAGAGAAAGAAGAGATCGAGGGCCGCCTTCTCTCATGCTCAGGTTTTTGAATTGGAACGTCGGTTTAACCATCAGAGGTATCTGTCTGGACCCGAAAGGGCTGATTTGGCAGCCTCCTTAAAACTGACGGAAACACAGGTCAAAATCTGGTTCCAGAACCGTAGGTATAAAACCAAACGTCGGCAGATGGCAGCCGACTTGCTGGCTTCTGCTCCTACAGCGAAGAAAGTGGCGGTGAAGGTTTTGGTAAGGGATGACCAGAGACAGTACGGCCCTGGAGAAATTCTGAGACCCCCACTGCTACCCCTCCAACCCCAATACTACTATCCTTATGCTTACTGCCTCCCTGCCTGGACATTGTCGGCATGCGCTGGCAACCAATga